A genomic stretch from Arenicella xantha includes:
- a CDS encoding Orn/Lys/Arg decarboxylase N-terminal domain-containing protein — translation MKPLLRILVIEHQPELNQELSSAFESIIDSFERNDIEISVVECADSISALDFVREDGDIQAVVLHWDAHERTVTDKANLIEQIKDIRLELPVYVVGDDTRGLNIVDESSEIESFFFREDALSDPESVMGYIINDFDDRVQTPFWTAYRRYIAESNDSWHTPGHSGGTSFRNSPYINDFYQFYGRNVFVGDLSVSVDSLGSLSDSTHCIGRAQDAAAATFETKHTYFVTNGSSTSNKIVLQTLLRRDDKVIVDRNCHKSVHYGVLQSGSIPVYLPSILNTTYGLFAPPSLADIELAIQHNPDAKLLVLTGCTYDGLLSDLRQIVALAHAQNIKVFIDEAWFAYSLFHPSLRYYSAINAGADYVTHSAHKVVSAFSQAAYIHINDPDFDKDFFREVYNIYSSTSPKYQLIASLDVCHKQLEMEGYKILHALLNHVAEFKEQMRSLNKIRILGPDQFREMFDHFDSDNMGHDPLKILIDISKLDYSHTDIHNYLLDEIGLEIEKYTHSTLLVLLTLGGTRSKIVRLYNALKKLDSGKVKLSRSQRKSKLPPSLPAIQLACSPNEAFFAEREAVHWAESEGRICAGLVTPYPPGIPLLVPGQVIGKEQIDYLRTLSSQNITIQGSFDGDIYVVA, via the coding sequence ATGAAACCACTGTTACGCATCCTCGTCATTGAACACCAGCCCGAGCTTAACCAAGAGCTGAGTTCCGCCTTTGAGTCTATTATTGATTCGTTTGAGAGAAACGACATTGAGATTAGCGTGGTGGAATGTGCTGACTCAATTAGTGCATTAGATTTCGTGCGTGAAGACGGCGATATTCAAGCAGTGGTATTACATTGGGATGCACACGAGCGGACGGTCACCGATAAAGCGAATTTAATCGAGCAAATTAAAGACATTCGCTTAGAGTTGCCGGTGTACGTGGTCGGCGACGACACTCGTGGTTTAAATATCGTTGATGAATCGAGCGAAATTGAATCTTTTTTCTTTCGCGAGGACGCGCTTTCAGACCCTGAGTCGGTAATGGGTTACATAATTAATGATTTTGATGACCGGGTTCAAACACCGTTCTGGACGGCCTATAGACGTTACATCGCGGAATCCAATGATTCTTGGCATACGCCAGGGCATAGTGGTGGAACTAGCTTTAGGAATTCACCATATATCAATGATTTTTATCAGTTTTATGGTCGAAACGTGTTTGTTGGCGATCTATCAGTATCGGTCGATTCATTAGGCTCACTATCGGACAGTACGCATTGTATTGGTCGAGCTCAAGATGCGGCGGCGGCGACCTTCGAAACCAAGCACACTTATTTTGTAACCAATGGTTCATCGACCTCGAATAAGATCGTGCTACAGACCTTGTTGCGTCGTGACGACAAAGTTATTGTGGACCGAAATTGCCATAAGTCAGTGCATTACGGTGTTTTGCAATCGGGCAGTATTCCGGTTTATCTTCCAAGCATTTTGAACACAACCTATGGTCTATTTGCGCCGCCATCGTTAGCCGATATTGAACTCGCCATTCAGCACAATCCAGATGCAAAATTACTGGTGTTGACTGGTTGCACATATGACGGGTTGCTAAGTGATCTACGGCAAATAGTTGCGCTGGCTCATGCGCAGAATATTAAGGTTTTCATTGATGAAGCCTGGTTTGCTTATTCACTATTTCATCCGAGTTTGCGTTATTACTCAGCAATTAATGCTGGCGCGGATTATGTTACTCACTCGGCGCATAAGGTCGTGTCGGCGTTCTCGCAGGCCGCGTATATCCATATTAATGACCCAGACTTTGATAAAGACTTCTTTCGAGAGGTTTACAATATATATTCGAGCACGTCACCAAAGTATCAGTTAATCGCATCGCTGGATGTGTGTCATAAACAGCTCGAAATGGAGGGTTACAAGATCCTTCACGCATTGCTCAATCATGTTGCCGAATTTAAAGAGCAAATGCGTTCATTGAATAAAATTCGTATTTTGGGCCCCGATCAATTTCGCGAAATGTTTGATCATTTTGATAGCGATAACATGGGGCACGATCCGCTGAAAATTTTGATCGATATCTCTAAGCTCGATTATTCACATACCGATATCCACAATTATCTGCTCGATGAAATTGGTTTAGAGATCGAAAAATATACGCATTCTACGTTATTGGTATTACTTACCTTAGGTGGCACTCGATCCAAAATTGTGCGGCTCTACAATGCGCTTAAAAAGCTAGACTCAGGCAAAGTGAAACTGTCTCGGTCGCAACGAAAAAGCAAATTGCCGCCGAGTTTGCCGGCAATCCAGCTCGCATGTTCGCCGAATGAAGCTTTTTTTGCTGAGCGTGAAGCTGTGCATTGGGCCGAGAGTGAAGGGCGGATATGTGCAGGACTCGTTACACCATATCCACCGGGAATTCCATTGTTGGTGCCAGGGCAGGTAATCGGCAAAGAGCAAATCGACTATTTGCGGACCTTAAGTAGTCAAAATATAACGATACAAGGCAGCTTTGATGGCGACATTTATGTGGTTGCGTAG
- a CDS encoding efflux RND transporter periplasmic adaptor subunit produces MDQSTMMYEDTDNVIEAPLPKWFHNRRLLAGFAFLVLASIGLAGYLLFGVSKVEATVDDAERSGPPPAPVAIAKAKMIDMAPHTVLPGTVISVRDAVIASETSGKILEIAKVGELLEANGNIATIDATDAKQMVAQRSAELARLQSLLTYHTDYFNRVELANNKLGVSEIGIAELRSNRDTARADVARAESALQAAQNSLDRTTIRAPFPGAVVSQSIQQGEYAQTGSPVVRLVDTINLEVSAQVPAALVQPLAPGTMLEITSLGRTFKAPLRALVPVGDSVSRTMELRVSLKDSGLLVGSPVRVSLPSAAPRSVVAIPRDAVILRTGAQYVYVVEEGVASKRDVELGYAERDMIEVIGEVSANDVVIIRGGERLRDGQEVSFQAVIPSASEAISSLGSPLQ; encoded by the coding sequence ATGGATCAAAGCACAATGATGTACGAAGACACTGATAATGTAATCGAAGCACCGCTACCAAAGTGGTTTCATAATCGTCGTTTGCTAGCTGGCTTTGCCTTTCTTGTACTTGCCTCGATCGGGCTGGCGGGGTATCTACTATTCGGCGTAAGCAAAGTAGAGGCCACGGTTGATGATGCCGAGCGATCTGGGCCACCGCCGGCTCCAGTCGCGATTGCCAAAGCTAAAATGATCGATATGGCACCGCACACCGTGTTACCTGGCACGGTTATTAGTGTTCGAGATGCGGTGATCGCTTCTGAGACTTCAGGCAAGATACTCGAGATTGCCAAGGTGGGGGAGTTGCTCGAAGCTAACGGCAATATCGCTACTATTGATGCCACCGATGCTAAGCAAATGGTGGCGCAGCGTAGCGCTGAGTTAGCGCGCTTGCAGAGCCTTTTGACCTACCATACGGATTACTTTAATCGAGTCGAGTTGGCTAATAATAAGCTCGGTGTCTCGGAGATTGGCATAGCTGAGTTGCGCTCTAATCGCGATACCGCACGTGCGGACGTAGCGCGCGCCGAATCCGCCTTGCAAGCCGCACAGAATTCTTTGGATCGAACCACAATTCGAGCGCCATTTCCTGGCGCGGTAGTGAGCCAGTCAATTCAGCAAGGCGAATATGCTCAGACTGGTAGCCCGGTAGTGCGCTTGGTAGATACGATAAACCTAGAAGTCAGTGCGCAAGTACCTGCGGCATTAGTACAGCCACTCGCGCCGGGGACAATGCTAGAAATCACCAGTCTTGGCAGGACGTTTAAAGCGCCGTTACGTGCTCTGGTGCCGGTCGGCGATTCAGTTAGTCGTACCATGGAGCTAAGGGTGTCACTCAAAGATAGTGGTTTACTGGTCGGTTCGCCAGTACGGGTTTCACTGCCGAGTGCCGCACCACGCAGTGTGGTTGCGATTCCGCGCGATGCCGTTATTTTAAGAACCGGCGCGCAATATGTGTATGTGGTTGAAGAGGGCGTGGCGAGCAAACGAGATGTTGAGCTTGGCTATGCAGAGCGCGATATGATTGAAGTGATCGGCGAAGTATCTGCTAATGATGTGGTGATTATTCGTGGTGGTGAACGCTTACGAGATGGTCAGGAAGTTAGTTTTCAAGCGGTTATTCCAAGCGCTAGTGAGGCTATTTCAAGTCTGGGAAGTCCACTTCAATAG
- a CDS encoding efflux RND transporter permease subunit, which yields MKITRFFINNPAITAATICLLILIGIVSVQKLPVQLLPSIERPVIAVQVSWRAASPREIESEVVEPIERELRGINGMTELRSFSNTANAWINMEFALGTDMDQVFTEVSSRIQRVRGLPADADRPQIYRNGGGGSGDTLIYLFVQHAPDSLISSNDLSEFVEKTIAPEFENIEGVSRVDVNRNVGEQIVSVEFDPFLTAQLGISIESIASVLNRSSDVSGGKIEVGRRDFTLRFEGRYAADQLSETILAWRNGAAVKLGDIAQVIVGPDDSQGVVYQNGHPALGMQLIRQPGGNTLAAIDQVLERMNLLNQTLPNQYGVTLEKSFDPSVFIRRAVSLLSENMGIGIVLAVGSLWLFVRRVRATLLIAAAIPISLMATFVMLNLFGRSINVISLAGLAFATGMVLDAAIVVLENYVRQVDAGMAPTKAALSSVRSVGGALLASTLTTIVIFVPIVFFEDVEGQLFADLALTIAIAVGFSFLVALLILPAGAAYFLRAEDSPSVEGDQRWHGLVNRLMLLTDTSRKRTSWIAGLTVIPMLLGWVLWPQLNYLPPVKRDAVDAFISFPSGASADLVKKEFAEIVVERLAPYMSGEKQPKLKNYYLFTGPWGGNIGIRVEDQSRVDEMVQIANDEILSGFPDTQSFAQQGSLFGRFGGGANISINLQSVDFPALNASAVEVSDLIQENLPGSRVRMNPDPQVVTPELRLIPDDRRLAEVGMTRESLSRTLRAFGDGLWLGEFFHQESRLDILLRTKDWAVPEQLETMPVVTPSGAVIPFGDLARIERGVGPNQIYRLDARRTIALNIAAPPDLALGETMAILTSLEEQIRRITPSDANISYGGDADSLSRAILNLRGNFALAVVLLFLVMAALFKSPKDALLVMISLPMAAVGGIVAVRLLNLFTPTPLDLLGMIGFIILLGLVVNNAILLVSETRRAQRDLMNKDDAVREALQTRMRPILMSTLTSLMGMLPLVIAPGAGSIIYKGLATVIVGGMAVSTLFTLILLPCLLRLEPLPELNLLQRFRGLKWIKAQ from the coding sequence GTGAAGATCACTCGGTTTTTTATTAATAATCCAGCGATTACCGCCGCGACAATATGCTTGCTCATATTGATTGGAATCGTGTCAGTGCAGAAGCTGCCGGTTCAGCTATTACCGTCAATCGAACGACCGGTAATCGCGGTGCAGGTGTCGTGGCGAGCGGCCAGCCCCCGTGAAATCGAGAGCGAGGTGGTTGAACCAATCGAACGAGAACTTCGGGGCATTAATGGGATGACCGAGCTACGGTCTTTTTCAAATACCGCCAATGCATGGATCAATATGGAATTTGCCTTGGGCACCGACATGGATCAGGTGTTCACGGAGGTGTCGAGCCGCATTCAACGCGTCAGAGGCTTGCCCGCTGATGCTGATCGCCCGCAGATATATCGTAATGGAGGCGGTGGATCTGGTGATACGCTGATTTACCTATTTGTTCAGCATGCACCGGACTCGCTCATTTCGAGTAATGACCTTAGTGAATTTGTAGAGAAGACCATCGCACCGGAATTTGAAAACATTGAAGGTGTGAGCCGAGTTGATGTGAATCGTAATGTCGGCGAGCAAATTGTTAGCGTTGAATTCGATCCATTTTTAACCGCGCAACTCGGTATTTCAATTGAGTCGATAGCGTCGGTGCTTAATCGGTCAAGTGATGTGAGTGGCGGTAAAATCGAAGTAGGGCGCAGGGATTTTACATTGCGCTTCGAGGGCCGATACGCAGCGGATCAATTGTCTGAAACCATTTTGGCTTGGCGTAATGGTGCCGCCGTCAAACTTGGTGATATCGCGCAAGTAATCGTCGGGCCTGACGACTCGCAAGGTGTGGTTTATCAAAATGGCCATCCAGCCCTCGGTATGCAGCTGATTCGGCAGCCCGGCGGCAATACGCTCGCAGCGATTGATCAAGTGCTGGAGCGTATGAATTTGTTGAACCAAACGCTGCCAAACCAGTATGGCGTCACCTTAGAGAAAAGCTTCGACCCGTCAGTATTTATTCGCCGCGCAGTTTCCCTGCTTAGCGAAAACATGGGTATTGGCATCGTGTTAGCTGTCGGTTCTCTGTGGCTGTTTGTGCGGCGTGTTCGGGCAACCCTTTTGATTGCGGCCGCCATTCCAATAAGCCTAATGGCGACCTTTGTCATGCTAAACCTATTTGGTCGTAGCATTAATGTGATTTCGTTAGCGGGATTAGCCTTTGCAACAGGTATGGTGTTGGATGCGGCCATTGTGGTTTTAGAAAACTACGTGCGTCAGGTGGACGCGGGCATGGCGCCAACTAAAGCTGCGCTAAGCTCAGTACGGAGTGTCGGTGGCGCATTATTGGCGTCAACCTTAACCACCATTGTGATTTTCGTGCCAATCGTGTTCTTTGAGGATGTCGAAGGTCAATTATTCGCCGACCTGGCATTGACCATAGCCATTGCGGTTGGCTTTAGCTTTCTGGTCGCCTTGTTGATTTTACCCGCCGGTGCCGCGTACTTCTTACGTGCTGAAGATAGCCCAAGTGTCGAAGGCGATCAGCGCTGGCACGGTTTGGTGAACCGACTAATGTTGTTGACCGACACTTCACGTAAACGTACGTCTTGGATTGCAGGTTTGACCGTTATTCCAATGTTATTGGGCTGGGTATTATGGCCACAATTAAACTATTTACCGCCGGTTAAGCGTGATGCGGTGGATGCTTTTATCTCATTTCCGTCGGGCGCCAGCGCTGATTTGGTGAAAAAAGAATTTGCCGAAATTGTAGTAGAACGCTTGGCGCCGTACATGAGTGGAGAAAAGCAACCTAAGCTTAAAAATTACTATCTGTTTACCGGACCATGGGGCGGTAATATTGGTATCCGCGTAGAGGATCAGTCGCGTGTCGATGAAATGGTTCAAATCGCTAATGATGAAATACTCTCAGGTTTTCCAGATACCCAGTCATTTGCTCAGCAAGGCTCTTTGTTTGGGCGTTTCGGGGGCGGCGCCAACATTAGTATCAATTTACAATCCGTTGATTTTCCCGCGCTAAATGCCTCGGCGGTTGAGGTGTCCGATCTAATTCAAGAGAACTTGCCGGGCAGCCGTGTGCGGATGAATCCTGATCCTCAGGTTGTGACTCCAGAGCTTAGGCTCATTCCCGATGATCGGCGTTTAGCGGAAGTCGGTATGACTCGTGAGTCGCTTTCCAGAACACTACGCGCATTTGGTGATGGGCTGTGGCTTGGTGAGTTCTTCCATCAGGAGTCGCGCTTAGATATTTTGCTTCGAACCAAGGATTGGGCGGTTCCCGAGCAACTTGAAACGATGCCGGTGGTGACTCCTTCGGGGGCTGTTATTCCGTTTGGTGATTTGGCTCGTATCGAACGCGGTGTTGGACCAAATCAAATTTATCGCCTAGATGCACGGCGCACGATTGCGCTTAACATTGCTGCACCACCAGATTTGGCGCTAGGTGAAACAATGGCGATTTTAACCAGTTTAGAAGAACAAATTAGACGAATTACACCGTCCGATGCCAATATTTCTTATGGTGGTGATGCCGATTCTTTGTCGCGCGCGATCTTGAATCTACGTGGTAATTTTGCGCTGGCTGTGGTGTTGCTGTTTTTGGTTATGGCGGCGCTGTTTAAGTCACCAAAGGATGCACTATTGGTCATGATCTCTCTGCCTATGGCCGCGGTTGGTGGGATTGTTGCCGTGCGTTTACTCAATCTATTTACCCCAACCCCGCTGGATCTACTGGGCATGATTGGTTTTATTATTCTGTTAGGGCTGGTGGTCAATAACGCCATCTTGCTGGTTTCGGAAACGCGTCGTGCGCAACGCGATTTAATGAATAAAGATGACGCTGTTCGGGAGGCGCTGCAAACTCGCATGCGCCCGATCTTAATGTCCACGCTGACGTCATTAATGGGAATGCTGCCGCTGGTGATTGCGCCTGGTGCGGGCAGTATCATATACAAAGGTCTTGCTACTGTGATTGTCGGTGGAATGGCTGTTTCAACTCTCTTTACTCTTATTCTTTTGCCGTGCTTGCTCCGCTTGGAGCCACTGCCTGAACTTAATTTATTGCAGCGCTTTCGAGGTTTAAAATGGATCAAAGCACAATGA
- a CDS encoding winged helix-turn-helix transcriptional regulator, whose product MTNQLILNEPIAAGLDVIGDRWTLLILREAFYGATRFEQFCHRVSISRATLTRRLNALIEKEILYRAPTKASSKRFEYKFTQRGLSLMSSSLLALQWEADWRQNNDRQHNVAQRLYHRVCGERLAPKPVCRACDTLVAFNDVSWLDMSEQLDNQLDTIRASNAKHRKRVVKSGKDEPDTDPGLASMVGDRWTILILIACFFGARKFDAFINQLNIPSSVLAERLKLLAEAKVLRRDPYQNNPVRYEYHLTDKGKSLFPFIMSLRQWVVENMLEASQVNNRLVHNPCGNPLTLDVVCAGCGQKPWPQDIEWKR is encoded by the coding sequence ATGACTAATCAATTGATACTCAACGAGCCGATAGCCGCGGGCTTAGATGTAATTGGTGACCGATGGACATTGCTGATCTTGAGAGAGGCATTTTACGGTGCCACGCGTTTCGAACAGTTTTGCCATCGAGTTTCGATCAGCCGGGCCACCTTGACGCGACGCTTAAATGCATTAATCGAAAAGGAAATCTTGTATCGCGCGCCGACCAAAGCGTCTTCTAAGCGCTTCGAATACAAGTTTACGCAGCGCGGCTTGAGTTTAATGAGTTCCTCTTTACTAGCACTGCAATGGGAAGCTGATTGGCGGCAGAACAATGATCGTCAGCACAATGTTGCGCAACGCTTATATCATCGCGTTTGTGGCGAACGATTGGCTCCTAAGCCGGTTTGCCGCGCCTGCGACACGCTGGTAGCGTTCAATGATGTCAGTTGGCTAGATATGTCTGAGCAGTTGGATAATCAGCTCGATACAATTCGCGCAAGTAACGCCAAGCATCGTAAACGTGTCGTTAAGTCAGGCAAAGACGAGCCCGATACTGACCCTGGTTTGGCAAGCATGGTCGGCGATCGTTGGACGATTTTAATTCTGATTGCGTGTTTTTTCGGGGCGCGAAAATTTGACGCGTTCATTAACCAACTAAACATACCATCGAGTGTGCTTGCCGAGCGCTTAAAACTGCTGGCTGAGGCTAAGGTGTTACGCCGAGACCCATATCAAAACAATCCAGTGAGATACGAATACCACCTGACCGATAAAGGAAAATCACTTTTTCCATTTATAATGAGTTTACGGCAATGGGTTGTGGAGAACATGCTGGAAGCGTCACAGGTTAACAACCGTTTAGTACATAATCCGTGTGGAAACCCACTAACCCTAGATGTGGTGTGTGCTGGATGTGGTCAGAAACCGTGGCCGCAAGATATTGAATGGAAGCGGTAA
- a CDS encoding carotenoid oxygenase family protein, with protein sequence MKILEKNTIKHTLRRSIHPYLNGAWKPNYTEYTATDMEVIGTIPSDIDGVYLRNTENQLHEPIGYYHPFDGDGMLHAMSFKDGKAEYRNRFIRTKGFEEEQKLGKSIWTGFANDPKKSKRPGWGAQEHLKDSSSTDVVVHAGKVLSTFWQCGDGYRLDPYTLEQYGAENWVPAEGISAHPKVDINTGEMLFFNYSKKAPYQHYGVVDKDNNLVHYTPIPLPGPRLPHDMAFTKNYSILIDLPFFWDPEKLKKNQHVPTYYGDTLPTRFAIFPRYGSAEDVMWFEADPTYVLHWMNAYEDGDEIVLDGYFQDNPDPAPMKGLPKLVGKFMAGLDQRSFKSKLHRWRFNLKTGEVTEKHLDDKILEFGTFNQHYAGVKSRYLYSTWSKPGWFLFSGIVKHDLETGESWSLPFGKKRYGSEAPFVPRIGATSEDDGYLVSFITDMKENRSECILVDAQDIEAGPVCQIILPHRICSGTHAAWADGPSIRAYSETSSDE encoded by the coding sequence ATGAAAATTCTCGAAAAAAATACTATCAAGCACACTCTCAGGCGTAGCATCCACCCGTATTTAAACGGAGCATGGAAGCCAAATTACACCGAGTACACCGCCACCGACATGGAAGTGATTGGCACCATTCCGTCAGACATTGATGGCGTATACCTACGTAATACTGAGAATCAGCTGCATGAACCCATCGGGTATTATCATCCGTTCGACGGCGACGGCATGCTGCACGCAATGTCTTTCAAAGACGGAAAAGCGGAATATCGCAACCGGTTTATTCGAACAAAAGGCTTCGAGGAAGAACAAAAGCTCGGTAAATCAATATGGACAGGCTTCGCCAATGACCCGAAAAAATCTAAGCGACCAGGCTGGGGCGCACAGGAACACCTAAAGGATTCATCTTCCACCGATGTGGTGGTACATGCCGGAAAAGTGCTTTCAACATTCTGGCAATGCGGCGATGGATATCGCTTAGACCCATACACATTAGAGCAATATGGAGCAGAAAATTGGGTTCCAGCCGAAGGTATTTCCGCCCATCCCAAGGTCGATATAAATACCGGTGAAATGCTGTTCTTTAACTATTCGAAAAAAGCACCCTATCAACACTACGGCGTCGTCGACAAAGATAATAATCTCGTTCACTACACACCAATCCCCCTACCTGGACCGCGCCTTCCACACGACATGGCGTTCACCAAAAATTACTCAATATTGATCGATCTGCCATTCTTTTGGGATCCAGAGAAACTCAAAAAAAACCAACACGTGCCCACTTACTACGGCGATACCTTACCCACGCGTTTCGCGATATTCCCCAGGTACGGCAGTGCTGAGGATGTTATGTGGTTTGAAGCCGACCCGACCTACGTACTGCACTGGATGAATGCTTACGAAGACGGTGACGAAATCGTGCTCGACGGGTATTTTCAAGACAATCCCGATCCGGCGCCGATGAAAGGTTTGCCTAAGCTAGTCGGTAAATTCATGGCAGGATTAGACCAACGGTCTTTCAAATCCAAGTTACATCGCTGGCGTTTTAATCTGAAGACCGGCGAAGTCACCGAGAAACACTTAGATGATAAAATCTTAGAATTCGGCACATTCAACCAGCACTACGCTGGCGTCAAGTCTCGTTACCTATATTCAACCTGGAGCAAACCCGGTTGGTTTTTATTTTCGGGGATCGTTAAGCACGATTTAGAAACCGGTGAATCATGGAGCCTGCCATTTGGCAAAAAACGTTATGGTAGCGAAGCTCCATTTGTGCCGCGAATTGGCGCAACCAGCGAGGATGACGGTTATCTCGTCAGTTTTATCACTGACATGAAAGAAAACCGCTCTGAATGCATTTTGGTCGACGCACAAGACATTGAAGCCGGCCCAGTCTGCCAAATTATACTACCGCATCGAATCTGCAGTGGGACACACGCGGCCTGGGCTGACGGCCCGTCGATACGTGCCTACTCCGAGACCAGCAGCGATGAATAA
- a CDS encoding acetyl-CoA acetyltransferase, with protein sequence MNTKPIYILGGYQTDFSRNWSRDGNTVYDLFSSTVKSGLASSGIDASEVEVGHVANFEGSLYTGQSHLGGFFGHVDPAMQTMPASRHEAACASGSMAMLAAMADLESERYGLACVVGIEVMRQKFDDSLDRLQGAAWVGEEWQDANFVWPRAFSDMIDAYQNRYGINNNHLAAISQKNFDNAKHNPNAQSRNWSFSDEAFKPSNQATDQDAAQANPVIEGNIRRLDCGQVTDGAATVFLATQERAQEYALKHGKNLADIPQIKGWGHINAPMLFSEKLRSGANSPFLLPHVNTLFCQTLRRAGLASLDDIHGLELHDCFNITEYMILDHAGLNRPGEIWQSIEQEYFVKDGKLPVNVSGGLIGLGHPVGATGVRMALDCYKQTTNQAGDMQIDECQTMMTFNLGGSTTTCASLIIGT encoded by the coding sequence ATGAACACTAAACCAATCTATATCTTGGGCGGCTACCAGACAGATTTTTCACGTAATTGGAGCCGCGACGGAAACACTGTTTATGATTTATTTTCATCTACCGTTAAATCCGGCTTAGCGAGCAGTGGCATCGATGCGAGCGAAGTCGAGGTTGGTCACGTTGCTAATTTTGAAGGCTCGTTGTATACCGGGCAATCGCACCTCGGCGGATTTTTTGGGCACGTAGACCCAGCAATGCAAACCATGCCAGCCTCTCGCCACGAGGCTGCCTGTGCCTCTGGGTCAATGGCGATGCTAGCCGCGATGGCTGATCTAGAGTCAGAACGTTATGGATTAGCCTGTGTGGTTGGTATCGAAGTGATGCGTCAAAAATTTGATGATAGTCTCGATCGACTGCAGGGCGCGGCCTGGGTTGGCGAGGAGTGGCAGGACGCTAATTTCGTATGGCCTCGGGCGTTCAGCGACATGATTGATGCCTACCAGAATAGATATGGTATAAATAACAATCACCTAGCGGCCATTTCTCAGAAAAACTTTGATAATGCCAAACACAACCCTAACGCGCAATCGAGAAATTGGAGTTTCAGTGATGAAGCCTTTAAGCCTAGCAATCAAGCTACTGACCAAGATGCAGCCCAAGCCAACCCCGTCATTGAAGGCAATATACGACGATTAGACTGCGGGCAGGTCACCGATGGCGCAGCGACTGTGTTTCTAGCTACTCAAGAGCGAGCACAAGAGTACGCGCTAAAACACGGCAAGAACTTGGCGGACATTCCACAAATCAAGGGCTGGGGGCATATCAACGCTCCCATGCTATTTAGTGAAAAGCTCCGTTCAGGCGCAAACTCACCATTTCTGTTGCCACACGTGAATACCTTATTTTGTCAAACTTTGCGTCGTGCGGGCTTAGCCAGCCTTGATGACATTCACGGATTGGAATTACACGACTGTTTCAACATAACCGAATACATGATCTTAGACCATGCCGGCCTTAATCGCCCCGGTGAAATATGGCAAAGTATCGAGCAAGAGTACTTCGTTAAAGACGGAAAACTGCCAGTCAACGTCAGCGGCGGCTTAATTGGGCTTGGCCATCCGGTGGGCGCTACTGGCGTGCGGATGGCCTTAGACTGCTACAAGCAAACTACCAATCAAGCCGGCGATATGCAGATCGATGAATGCCAAACCATGATGACCTTCAACTTAGGCGGCAGCACAACCACCTGCGCAAGCTTGATTATTGGCACATGA